GGCAGTATTTACCTTTTCCTTGGAGTTGGTCAGGGCAAACGCTAGGGTAGTCATTATTCTGTCTAGTGAAAGCCCAAAAAACCAGAGAATGGGAAAAACAATGGATCTCTGGTTGTGATCAGAAACGTCCATAAGGTTCTTAAGTGATGGTATGAACCGATAAGAGAAAAACCAAAGCTCCTTTTGAATTAAAATGTCTTCAAAAGGACGTGTAATAGAAGAGAAACATGTACAACCATCGGCTGCAGTTTATTCAAAGATCGATGATACGCGGCGAAAATTGCTCTTTGCCATTTGCCAAGTATCGTACAAATAAAGTACCAAATAGCTCTAGCGTGTTTCCAACTTTGATCAGTAGAAAAATAATGAATGCTTTTAACCAAAAAATTGTTAGCACGATGAGAATACAGTCTAAATTACAGGAAGAGACTCTTTTCTTTGACAACCCTTTTCGTATGTGCTGTACCCCAAGCAATCAAGTTAGCACCAACGCCTACTATGATCCACGATCGTTCCTGTCATGGACTCGCAAGATGTCCGCAAATCATATATAGATATCCTGCACACCAGATAATTCCCTTTGTATGCAGTTCGATAGGTGCTCCTGTATGCATCTTCGCCGTCGATATTTGTTGGCATTCGCCTCTTTGGGTTCAACGATGAGATATCAGATAAACTTTCTTCCAACTGCTTTCAAGCATGCAAAAGGTTCTTATCGCATGTCAAAATCCTATAACTGGCATGAGGACCCTCAGCAGTGTCTCTCACAGCAACGCGCCACCCCATGGCCTTGGCAATTTCTTGAAGCTCATCCATGACCGCGAGTGAATCACGAATATATACACGTCCACCAGGTCTTAATATCCTATCCATCTCCAGCATTATAGTGGACATGTTGCATCTGACACATTAAAACAGAGACATTAGAAAATATCCGGAAAGGGATGCTTTATATTCACACATTTTTCCAAAGTTTCTAGGTAGAGAATGGATGATTTCAGAAAGCGCTTGCTATAATCTACAAAGAAACTATAACAGTCCCAGAAAAGAATGAGAAGTAGACCAATCCCATCTACTGTCTTTCAGACCAAGAGAATAAGTAATACCTCTTTCTTTCCAAGGAGAAGAGGCCGGCTGCATGCAACAGATCGTAGGTCCTGGGATATGTATCAAAGGGCTCACACCTAATACAACCATTCAACCATGAATACCAAATCCATCAACGCTGCTTATATAAAAGAAACCAATAATTACTGTGTGAACTAATAATGTAACAGAAATATGGGACGTTGGGCAGGATGAACAGTCCACACAAAAAGAGAATTAATCATACACAAGCCGCAACTTTTTTCTGTTCAAGTATAAAGAGGCTGATGGCAGTTTAAAAGCCAAAGATTATCTGTCTAGAATTCTCCACTAAGCTTGCAAGCCAAACACCATTGCAAGTGATTGAGTCTCAAAGAGCAGTAGTGCTTGTGATGTAAAGAAACCATAAAAGGATATTTAAATTGGAATGTAAATATACTGACAATTACTATGAGATGCATAGAATAGTGAAGGTCAAGTACCAGTCATGCATAACTCCAATAAGGCCACGGTCATATATGACAGGCAATGTGTTGGGGCCACTAACAGGGACCACATTCAGAACCCAGCAATCAACTCGCTGAGAAATTAGTGCAGCCGCAAACCTGCCAAAATCAACACATAAACAATTGAGATACAACtactcaaaaagaagaaaaataaggtgAGAAAAATGGCTACAATACCCTCCAAAGCCAGCTCTCATGTCCAACAcatttctcaatttatatttCTTCCAGTGTAAAGCTCGTACATAGCTTGCTATTATTTCGTCCCAATATTTTGATTCTGCCTTGAATAGTTCTTTTCTGGATATGTAAGCATCAATATGGATGCTCTGGAGCCTATCGGGTGGCATTTGCAATCGTGCAGGCCATGCAGTAACATTTGCTCCATATCCGTTCTCAGGAAGTTGTGTAATACATGCTTTCAGATCAACATACCTGACATGATCATGTAAATGTCATAGTGGTAAAAAGCCCCAGAACAAATATTTTTGACATGTGTTGAACATCATGGCATAGAAAAAGGCATGATAAGAGAACAATATAGtaaggatgcgtttggtaaccattctgtTTCTTGGACAAATTTCTGAGCATTTGAAGGCATTTGATAaccatccaaaatttttattcctgggATAAAATGCATTTAGTATGACCCTCGAATTCTTTTGTGAAttagaatttctttcaattttttaataatttcattacatttttatttttttcctttttttctttcttcttcttcttccttcttcctttagccGGTCATTGGCCTCGACCATGGCTGGCGACCTTGTCGGCCCccgcaaggcttggcctcaccactGGTGAGGTCACCTTGCTGAGctggccttgcctagccacttCGTGAGGTTaacctcgccttggttgggtgacGCCGGCCTCACGGAGGCTCGACGAACCTCATCGGTTgctaggcgagcttggcctctctagatttgggcgaggctaagcctcactagtggccggcaaaaggaggaagaagaaaaaaaggaaaagaagaataaaaagaaagtggTCTTGATTCTGAAGttgtttttaggaacaaaagaccaatttttttttttacttttcaattctatttcaaatctattcccagagataaaaaaaattaccaaacagatttatattctttttttttggttccagttaacaaaaaaatagaatgataCATTGTTAAGCCGGTTACCAAATAGTGCCTAAGCTAAAAAAAGCTACATCCCCAACCAATACCCCTACAACCCATTAACCTGATAAAGAACAGAAAATATGAGATTAAGTTCCAAAGACTGAAGTGTCAGTGTTGGAAATTCAAATCTCTTCATAAGCCTCAAAATGACAAATATACTTGAAGCTATGGCATCTTGGAGAAGTAGGTATAGAAAGATCCAATATACTTGAAGCTATTGCTCTTTAAATTAGCAACATTTGTGTGTCTAATTGTTAAATGTCACACAGTTTACCTAGTGCCAGTAACCGGTGagacaaactaaaaattttgaagtCCCACATGTTTCTGGCAGCATGGCAGTTAAAAAGCCACATATTATCAAAGTGGCACTCTGCCAACTTGACAACGAAAATAATTATCATGGCTAGCCAATGAATGACTAACTCAGCCCATACGAGTAAATCATCTCTAAAACCGAAATGGtatctccttttctctttttgcacAAAACAGTGTAAACTGCACCAGGATCACCATAGATCACAACAGAACAAAGAAAGCGCAATACCAGACATTGTCAGGATCGTCCTCAGGTTCACAAAGTCGAGGTGTGGTCCCTGGCTCACGGCTCAGGTAACAGCTGTTGTTCAATGGCTTTTGCCATATTGCAATTTGTCCCTCCTTTTTAACAAGTTCCCAGCAAAGACGAGTAGTAAGATTAAGCATCTCTGCATGCAAAAGTTCAAGATGATAAGGTAATACCCAATGGTAGATTCATCTTTCATGCTCATCAAACAATGATACTTTACTGGACCAGTAGACAAATTACTAGGTTTCAACATAGCCCAAGCGGAAGCAGACACATGCTCATTCAAGTGAACAGCTTTTAGCAGTTAGAGGAAAAATCATACAGAAAAAAACGAAACATCCtacaataaaaaaatgagaaaagaaaattactgTGCACTACCTGCCCATTGTTCCTCTAGAATAGCCTCATGTTTGTAAACTGGCTGTGCAGACCAGGCAAAGTATCCTCCAGCCCGGAGAATCCTGTTGACCTCAAGCAACAGAATACCATCTTCACCGCATGATGCAGAGAGTAAGATCAAAATCAGACCTTATGAAGACTAAATGGAGTATAAAACAATAAATGAACTTATATTAAAAGGTTGCCATGTAGATTGGAAACATActgagaaaattttccaaaagtttGAAGTAATGACCTCTCCTCCCATGTCACAAAGCAGAAAGTATCAAAAACAAGAATATGGAGGAATAAGAGATAATTTCTTTCACTTTGCTATTTTTAGGAGAATATGCAATATGTGCATTCATGAGTATTAGGTACAGGATAATCTCAAAGCTCCGCATATTCACCTGAACCAAGAAATCTATATGCATGcaagaaaataattacttttttaaGCCTTTCCTCAGTGACTCAAGAGTGTGAAACCACGTAAGCAAACTGAATCACATTCATCTCTCTTCCTCTGATGTCTCTAAAACTAGACATGGGAACAGACCTTATCCTGACTTGCACGGGGAAAATTTGCCTTTAAGGATCACTAAGTCAGCTAGTATACTCAATTGACAATTGCAAACCCCCACATTTTACAGCAACTATCAATTTCGGTATTGCACCACAGAAGAAAAGAAGGTAAGAGACACGAGTCACTACCGTCACGAGTCCAGTTTATTCTGCATCGTGAACAGTGTATCATATCAAAAGCTTGACTTGGATATAGCAAGCGTCGAGTTGCAAATGCTGCTGCCATCGCAGGCACACCTCGCTCAAGTGCAAActgaatttgattttcatgaacATCTTTTGGAGCTATGGACAAAGTTACGACATTTCGAGACAGCAAATAGGCACCAAAACTTGCAACACCACATCCAACGTCCAGAGCAACTCGGGTGTGTTGACCAAAAGCAATCTCAGGCACCATCTACAAGTACGAGTAGAAAATTCAACATCAGTCACACAAGAATTAACCACTTGTTCTCATAGACCCCATTcagatttcctttttcattacAGTAACTGATACAAATTTAGAACCTGAGAAATCTGATCCAAGTATTGGTCTGCTCCATGAATAAATTGAGTACCGCCTCCAGGAAATTTAAACTTGTCTTTCACTTTGGTGATCCAGTTCTGACCACCTTTGTCATCAACCAGTCGAGTGTGTGGAACATTGTAGTACCAAACctgaaaatcagaaaatttcTTTGCAATGAATTTACCGTACTAAGGACCAAAAGGAGCTCAAATACCTGTTTCAGTAAGGATTTGGCAACTGTTTAAGGTGATAAAACTTATTACCAATTGTTGAATTCCACAGTTAAGACAGACGTAGATTAGCAACACAATCAAGGTGCtaaaaagtttttcttttcccaagaATAGAGACTATACAGTGTTCTTCTCTAAGTCCATCTCAAAACTGAATGCAAAAGGCAACGGAAAATGGCACCAATCCAAATTCCAAAAGCGTTATAACCGTGAACCAGCATTC
This Eucalyptus grandis isolate ANBG69807.140 chromosome 7, ASM1654582v1, whole genome shotgun sequence DNA region includes the following protein-coding sequences:
- the LOC104454326 gene encoding probable methyltransferase PMT11, which encodes MKALFGNADLLRTPAIVRLLAFASVAFVFFYLGKHWSESDGYGQLLFFSTSASSAAAAGRRTTPSVALSPNFNKSFDVPSLVSQNQTLALAPPPGPPSLEETPDASPPPPPPPAITRFGIVNENGTMTDDFEVGEFDPEFVDDWGDNATDVGGTGSEESGARVKVRRYELCPESQMDYIPCLDNVEAIKRLNSTEKGERFERHCPDKDKGLSCLVPPPKGYRPPIPWPKSRDEVWYYNVPHTRLVDDKGGQNWITKVKDKFKFPGGGTQFIHGADQYLDQISQMVPEIAFGQHTRVALDVGCGVASFGAYLLSRNVVTLSIAPKDVHENQIQFALERGVPAMAAAFATRRLLYPSQAFDMIHCSRCRINWTRDDGILLLEVNRILRAGGYFAWSAQPVYKHEAILEEQWAEMLNLTTRLCWELVKKEGQIAIWQKPLNNSCYLSREPGTTPRLCEPEDDPDNVWYVDLKACITQLPENGYGANVTAWPARLQMPPDRLQSIHIDAYISRKELFKAESKYWDEIIASYVRALHWKKYKLRNVLDMRAGFGGFAAALISQRVDCWVLNVVPVSGPNTLPVIYDRGLIGVMHDWCEPFDTYPRTYDLLHAAGLFSLERKRCNMSTIMLEMDRILRPGGRVYIRDSLAVMDELQEIAKAMGWRVAVRDTAEGPHASYRILTCDKNLLHA